The proteins below are encoded in one region of Sedimentibacter sp. zth1:
- a CDS encoding DUF4474 domain-containing protein produces the protein MLDAEFPFTSGDREYKFWAWKGDYINLGMGAELGLYSNKSVLMGIINYTTPFEDDWLVDTSLALTMSMELEDKAGNPIAQYSSQEKQWWITSFNPEIKDLKASYLTATYKVSFENKTTLFNDFAKAYDGIDKRWVFDYDNKTATLTFN, from the coding sequence ATGCTTGATGCAGAGTTTCCTTTTACTTCTGGTGATAGGGAATATAAATTTTGGGCATGGAAAGGAGATTATATTAATTTAGGAATGGGTGCAGAATTAGGACTTTATTCTAATAAATCAGTTTTGATGGGCATAATTAATTATACGACACCTTTTGAAGATGACTGGCTCGTAGATACAAGTCTTGCCTTGACTATGTCGATGGAACTGGAAGATAAAGCTGGAAATCCAATTGCGCAATATAGTTCACAAGAGAAGCAGTGGTGGATTACAAGTTTTAATCCAGAAATCAAAGATTTAAAAGCTAGTTACTTGACTGCGACTTATAAGGTATCGTTTGAGAACAAAACAACTTTATTCAATGATTTTGCAAAAGCATATGATGGTATTGATAAGAGATGGGTATTTGATTACGATAATAAGACCGCAACACTTACGTTTAATTAA
- a CDS encoding RHS repeat-associated core domain-containing protein, with the protein MLSESPEEKVEYTYNGANQLTGTLNDNGTYSSYKYDGIGRLVSREVAEYDPKLVAEYNENGLKLMEEFKSNTSNDSAPGNSNNNGKNNNGKNNKNDKQKEIPKGLIGNENAKAYGVYKKLGGQPGQEGPELPNLNIEIEKYDYIGTSNVQHKVYSEKGSPMNEYYYANGEVVAQKMFGLKGRISPSKEETINTNGGLMYYEFDGLSSTTALRDRHGDKIEDYRYDVFGNIQTGITSPYNLRGYTGHLYDDKASLVYMNARWYNPNVGRFMTEDTYRGDILNPQSLNQYAYALNNPVNYVDPTGHLAVYTKSMILAMSRSEVNSEISSMSDIWFEDYDIFLETGKHTEKQNIAHQNAELMRELRPYTYYLDDTHTEYGDWNEAIKDDNGSRIIYTYERTVKITEIYRNDYNTKERIGTGVEKYDVTVTAAELAQGNQEAIKRSVGSIDLEWNEKIYKTEPDKSTAGNSSNNLTEDTQNQLQYLIENELIEQLTEQYGSATEAYAYLYMKSMGIPQGYINQAMGGMRSAMSWQKFFSTPVGQYTIRATPIVGSILDVYELKTNTNLFTGEELSELDRTLTEGGLLISVIVPWADEAAKGIKYLVHGDTILDYSGDALRIVSGSIDDITKGMSKADVDVRKFSEYIFKDGADHGKDVVFKNLGYGKEHADDLVKLYQNQAAKKFANGDYTLGKLDNYGQRINIEIELPGIGDATGSTSYLKTGWMILEDGSIKLNTPFSGFTK; encoded by the coding sequence AATGGTACATATTCATCATATAAATATGATGGAATAGGAAGATTAGTATCAAGAGAAGTAGCAGAATATGACCCTAAATTAGTAGCTGAGTACAATGAAAATGGACTTAAATTAATGGAAGAATTTAAGTCAAATACAAGCAATGACAGTGCTCCAGGCAACTCAAATAATAACGGAAAGAATAATAACGGAAAGAATAACAAAAATGACAAACAAAAAGAAATACCAAAAGGCCTAATAGGCAATGAAAATGCAAAAGCATATGGAGTATACAAAAAATTAGGAGGACAACCAGGACAAGAAGGACCAGAACTGCCAAATTTAAATATAGAAATAGAAAAATATGACTATATAGGTACATCAAATGTTCAACATAAAGTATATTCAGAAAAAGGTTCGCCAATGAATGAATACTACTATGCAAATGGAGAAGTAGTAGCACAAAAGATGTTTGGACTAAAAGGAAGAATATCACCATCAAAAGAAGAAACAATAAATACAAATGGTGGGCTAATGTACTATGAATTTGATGGATTATCATCAACAACAGCATTAAGAGATAGACATGGAGACAAGATAGAAGACTATAGATATGATGTATTTGGAAACATACAAACAGGCATAACATCACCATATAATTTAAGAGGCTATACAGGACATCTATATGATGATAAAGCATCACTTGTATATATGAATGCAAGATGGTATAATCCAAATGTAGGAAGATTTATGACAGAAGACACCTATAGAGGTGATATATTAAATCCACAATCATTAAACCAATATGCATATGCATTAAATAACCCAGTAAACTATGTAGACCCTACAGGACATTTAGCGGTATATACAAAATCAATGATATTAGCTATGTCAAGGTCAGAAGTGAATAGTGAAATATCAAGTATGAGTGACATATGGTTTGAGGATTATGATATTTTCTTAGAAACAGGAAAGCATACAGAAAAGCAAAACATAGCACATCAAAATGCTGAGTTGATGAGAGAGTTACGTCCATATACATATTATCTTGACGATACACATACTGAATATGGTGATTGGAATGAAGCAATCAAAGATGACAATGGTAGTAGAATAATATATACATATGAACGAACTGTAAAAATTACTGAAATTTATAGAAATGATTATAATACAAAAGAAAGAATTGGTACTGGAGTAGAAAAATATGATGTAACAGTAACAGCAGCAGAGTTAGCACAAGGAAATCAAGAGGCTATAAAAAGATCAGTAGGAAGTATTGATTTAGAGTGGAATGAGAAAATATATAAAACGGAACCTGATAAAAGTACAGCTGGGAATAGTTCTAATAACTTAACTGAAGATACTCAAAATCAATTACAGTATTTGATAGAAAATGAATTGATTGAACAATTGACAGAGCAGTATGGTTCGGCAACAGAAGCATATGCATATTTATATATGAAATCTATGGGTATACCACAAGGATATATTAACCAAGCAATGGGAGGCATGCGAAGTGCTATGAGCTGGCAAAAATTTTTCAGCACACCTGTTGGACAATATACTATTAGAGCAACGCCTATTGTGGGGTCTATATTAGATGTATATGAATTAAAAACGAATACAAATTTATTCACTGGTGAGGAATTAAGTGAGCTTGATAGAACACTTACAGAGGGTGGTTTGCTTATATCAGTTATTGTTCCTTGGGCAGATGAAGCGGCAAAAGGTATTAAGTATTTGGTTCATGGAGATACAATACTTGACTATTCTGGAGATGCATTAAGAATTGTAAGTGGTTCTATTGATGATATTACAAAGGGGATGAGTAAAGCTGACGTTGACGTAAGAAAATTCTCTGAGTACATATTCAAGGATGGAGCAGACCATGGTAAAGATGTTGTCTTCAAAAACCTTGGGTATGGTAAAGAACATGCAGATGATTTGGTAAAGTTATACCAAAACCAAGCAGCCAAAAAGTTTGCAAATGGTGATTATACACTTGGTAAATTAGATAACTATGGACAAAGAATAAACATAGAAATCGAACTACCAGGAATAGGTGATGCTACTGGAAGTACAAGTTACCTAAAAACTGGATGGATGATTCTCGAAGACGGTTCAATCAAGTTAAATACACCATTTTCAGGATTCACAAAATAG
- a CDS encoding DUF4926 domain-containing protein: protein MKEYDKVKFVMDKFSAEGVFVGTTGYIIEVYPNGNYEVEVSKKETGETIAQVVASSNEIEVVE from the coding sequence ATGAAAGAATATGACAAAGTAAAATTTGTAATGGATAAGTTCTCAGCAGAAGGAGTTTTCGTTGGAACAACAGGATACATCATTGAGGTGTACCCTAATGGTAACTATGAAGTAGAAGTATCAAAAAAAGAAACAGGTGAAACTATAGCTCAGGTGGTTGCATCCAGTAATGAGATTGAAGTCGTTGAGTAA
- a CDS encoding DUF2691 family protein, which yields MICLDIKVKNGYSNYLNKIFNGIDLFNYVWEINADDFLYSENDKMKGNFFGADVLNAEEFIKCISRESYYMIFSDIKAYPLDKERVEINTLKDFLESSCEIVFLCTDSIYIEFYSKSRKILDKVYNNCKGSNFEKVEFKSVDDVLGRSFIAW from the coding sequence TTGATTTGCTTAGATATTAAGGTTAAAAATGGATATAGTAATTATTTAAATAAAATTTTTAATGGTATTGATTTGTTTAATTATGTTTGGGAGATAAATGCCGATGATTTTTTATACTCTGAGAATGATAAAATGAAAGGAAACTTTTTTGGAGCAGACGTTTTAAATGCAGAAGAATTTATCAAATGTATATCAAGAGAAAGTTATTATATGATATTTTCTGATATAAAAGCATATCCTCTTGATAAAGAGCGTGTTGAAATAAATACATTAAAAGATTTTTTGGAAAGCAGTTGTGAAATAGTATTTTTATGTACGGATTCGATATATATTGAATTTTATAGCAAGTCCAGAAAGATATTAGATAAGGTATATAATAATTGTAAAGGTAGTAATTTTGAAAAAGTAGAATTCAAGTCTGTTGATGATGTTTTAGGAAGAAGTTTTATTGCTTGGTAA
- a CDS encoding DUF5071 domain-containing protein, with amino-acid sequence MDWITIIDRLNWNNDEDDIAAAKVELGKISDESLHLLVQPLSKFHWENSAEVIVNIGVNKCIPIISELLKWLQDMNWPGAIKIYNMLKESESTIVDNYIKKSAEDAKKEDDEEWLENINMLIEERNIK; translated from the coding sequence ATGGATTGGATAACAATTATTGATAGACTAAATTGGAACAATGATGAAGATGATATTGCAGCTGCAAAAGTCGAACTGGGTAAAATTTCTGATGAATCATTGCATTTGCTTGTACAACCATTGAGCAAATTTCATTGGGAAAATTCTGCGGAAGTAATAGTTAATATTGGTGTTAACAAATGTATTCCAATTATCAGTGAATTATTAAAATGGCTACAGGACATGAATTGGCCAGGGGCAATTAAAATATATAATATGCTGAAAGAAAGTGAGAGTACAATTGTTGATAACTATATAAAAAAATCTGCAGAGGATGCAAAAAAGGAAGATGATGAAGAGTGGCTAGAGAATATTAATATGCTTATTGAAGAAAGAAATATTAAATAA
- a CDS encoding DUF5104 domain-containing protein: MKKKCFLIILSLSIIVMVSCSKDDINQDSTDIPSNEQLADNTLEKLLKGIVDKDEQSFKDIFSKQVMNEDKDFDIEMEYLFDFFRGDVVSWEKYSGPIVDREKDQDKITIEIKSFYEVKTSEDDYVVFILEYTEDTVSPENIGVYALRIVKEEDRQTQMT; the protein is encoded by the coding sequence ATGAAAAAGAAATGTTTTTTAATTATATTGAGTTTAAGTATAATAGTAATGGTGTCGTGTTCGAAGGATGATATAAACCAAGATTCAACTGATATTCCTAGTAACGAACAATTAGCAGACAATACCTTAGAAAAATTACTCAAGGGTATCGTCGATAAAGATGAACAAAGTTTTAAAGACATTTTTTCTAAACAAGTAATGAATGAAGATAAAGATTTTGACATTGAAATGGAATATTTATTCGATTTCTTTAGAGGTGATGTAGTTTCTTGGGAAAAGTACTCTGGACCTATTGTCGATAGAGAAAAAGACCAAGATAAAATAACAATAGAAATAAAATCATTTTATGAAGTTAAAACAAGTGAGGATGATTATGTTGTATTTATTCTAGAGTATACTGAAGACACGGTTAGTCCTGAAAACATTGGTGTATATGCGCTACGAATTGTTAAAGAAGAGGATAGACAGACACAAATGACATAA